The following are encoded in a window of Caloenas nicobarica isolate bCalNic1 chromosome 32, bCalNic1.hap1, whole genome shotgun sequence genomic DNA:
- the LOC136000386 gene encoding olfactory receptor 14A16-like, translating to MSNSSSITQFLLLAFTDTRELQLLHFWLFLGIYLAALLGNGLIITTIACDQHLHTPMYFFLLNLALLDLGSISITVPKSMANSLWDTRVISYAGCAAQVFFVYFLFGAEYFLLTIMSYDRYVAICKPLHYGTLLGSRACVHMAAAAWATGFLNALLHTANTFSLPLCKGNALDQFFCEMPQILNLSCSDFYLRELGLLVVSACLAFMCFVFIVLSYEQILRAMLRIPSEQGWHKAFSTCLPHLAVVSLFVSTAMFAYLKPPSISSPSLDLVVSVLYSVVPPAVNPLIYSMRNQELKDALRKLMAGFFSKSLNFPSSAYHS from the coding sequence atgtccaacagcagctccatcacccagttcctcctcctggcattcacagacacacgggagctgcagctcttgcacttctggctcttcctgggcatctacctggctgccctcctgggcaacggcctcatcatcaccaccatagcctgtgaccagcacctccacacccccatgtacttcttcctgctcaacctcgccctcctcgacctgggctccatctccatcactgtccccaaatccatggccaactctctgtgggataccagggtcatttcctatgcaggatgtgctgcccaggtcttctttgtatatttcttatttggtgcagaatattttcttctcaccatcatgtcctatgaccgctacgttgccatctgcaaacccctgcactacgggaccctcctgggcagcagagcttgtgtccacatggcagcagctgcctgggccactgggtttctcaatgctctgctgcacacggccaatacattttcactgccactgtgcaagggcaatgccctggaccagttcttctgtgaaatgccCCAGATCCTCAAcctctcctgctcagacttctacctcagggaacttgggcttcttgtagtcagtgcctgtttagcttttatgtgttttgtgttcattgtgctgtcctatgagcagatcttgagggccatgctgaggatcccctctgagcagggatggcacaaagccttttccacgtgcctccctcacctggccgtggtctccttgtttgtcagcactgccatgtttgcctacctgaagcccccctccatctcctccccatccctggacctggtggtgtctgttctgtactcagtggtgcctccagcagtgaaccccctcatctacagcatgaggaaccaggagctcaaggatgccctgaggaaactgatggCTGGATTCTTTTCAAAGTCATTAAACTTCCCATCTTCTGCATATCACTCATGA